A window from Buchnera aphidicola (Mindarus abietinus) encodes these proteins:
- the rplI gene encoding 50S ribosomal protein L9, giving the protein MKVIILSRLDNLGNIGEIVKVKPGYARNFLIPNEKVVLATKKNIEKFRVSKIELKNRIAKKFELAKLRGEKVDKVRSLTIFCKASSEGKVFGSVTARDISKKLISLGIEVNKKEIQLSDGSIKKIGEHSVVFKPHKEISINLKVNVVSLEDSKKNK; this is encoded by the coding sequence GTGAAAGTTATTATTTTATCTAGATTAGATAATCTAGGAAATATTGGAGAAATTGTTAAAGTCAAACCAGGATATGCAAGAAATTTTTTAATTCCAAATGAAAAAGTAGTATTAGCTACCAAGAAAAATATTGAAAAATTCCGAGTTTCTAAAATAGAGTTAAAAAATAGAATAGCTAAAAAGTTTGAATTAGCTAAGCTAAGAGGCGAAAAAGTAGATAAAGTTAGATCATTAACTATTTTTTGCAAAGCTAGTTCAGAAGGAAAAGTATTTGGTTCTGTTACTGCTAGAGACATTTCAAAAAAATTAATATCTTTAGGAATTGAAGTAAACAAAAAAGAAATTCAATTATCTGACGGTTCTATCAAAAAAATCGGGGAACATTCAGTAGTTTTTAAACCTCATAAAGAAATTTCTATAAATCTCAAAGTAAATGTTGTTTCACTTGAAGATTCTAAAAAAAATAAATAA
- the rpsR gene encoding 30S ribosomal protein S18, translating to MARYFRRRKFCRFTAEGIKEIDYKDVSLLKNYITESGKIVPSRITGTKAKYQRKLSKAIKIARYLALLPYTDHHQ from the coding sequence ATGGCCCGCTATTTTCGTCGTCGAAAATTTTGTCGATTTACAGCAGAAGGAATTAAAGAAATTGATTATAAAGATGTTTCTTTATTAAAAAACTATATTACAGAAAGTGGAAAAATAGTTCCTAGCAGGATTACAGGAACTAAAGCAAAATATCAAAGAAAATTATCAAAAGCTATTAAAATAGCTAGATATCTTGCATTATTACCGTATACTGATCATCATCAATAA
- the rpsF gene encoding 30S ribosomal protein S6, translating into MRYYEVIFMIHPDHSEKAKNIINDYVMLIKNNKGKIHRLEDWGRKQLAYAINKLHKAHYVLMNIEVKPKIISKIESSFRFSDSIIRNIIIAMKNVITVPSPMMKLNDEIKEKNENNKQSISSSISSFKNKKNI; encoded by the coding sequence ATGAGATATTATGAAGTTATATTTATGATTCATCCAGATCATAGTGAAAAAGCTAAAAACATTATTAATGATTATGTTATGTTAATCAAAAATAATAAGGGGAAAATACATCGGTTAGAAGATTGGGGAAGAAAACAATTAGCCTATGCTATAAATAAATTACATAAAGCTCATTATGTTTTAATGAACATAGAAGTAAAACCTAAAATTATTTCTAAAATTGAATCTAGTTTTAGATTCAGTGATTCAATAATACGCAATATAATAATAGCAATGAAGAATGTTATTACGGTACCATCTCCTATGATGAAATTAAATGATGAAATAAAAGAAAAAAATGAAAATAATAAACAGTCAATATCATCATCGATTTCTTCTTTTAAAAATAAAAAAAATATTTAA
- the rnr gene encoding ribonuclease R, whose product MLNWIIFHQKIINFNKLLFSLNLSSQLKKEFLISPITFIKKNNKVLLFFYKKKNLISLLKPIEGKIIGNKDGYGFLKTSFFDKDFWISKEQMSSYIHGDIVLIRFVKISWNKNNKIKIIKLLKPNISNIIGKYCIRKNSVFVRPYDEKFNFKIYISLNNRNNNLSNSIVLINLTQRPSKNKKAIGKVIQILGKNINISLIKKIVLQTYNVPFLWSKKLEPELFLLEKNNLTQKSKNHIDMTHLPLITVDEENAKDFDDAIFCKKNKNSEWILYVAISDVSHYIKENSILDREALNRGNSIYFPTNEVIPMFPEKISEDLCSLLPYKKKLVLICEVTISENGELINYKHYKAKINSFARLTYTELNSIWKGNKILSKKYSNIIEHLLNLFTFYNVLKRLKLFKDSLFLDRVEPKFILDNYLKIKKINFFTRNKAHKLIELCMLTVNVVSTYFILKNKSKALFRVHDKPSEENLLRFKKILLSFKLDLIKNKRLTHNDYLNFLKKIKFHSDKDIIQTFFMRAMKQAKYSIVNIGHFGLALSGYVHFTSPIRRYPDLLIHRIIKSLISKKSYTFLNKNNLENLANHCSITERRAETVTKEILEWMKYEFIKDHKKKSFVAIIFNILKDRILIRLNNLFIDGFINIKNFSNLDYIYNSKKKQIIEKNTNKVYSLGSKLIVKISAIRSEDRRIQFDIVS is encoded by the coding sequence ATATTAAACTGGATTATTTTTCATCAAAAAATAATTAATTTTAATAAATTGTTATTTAGTTTGAATTTAAGTTCACAATTAAAAAAAGAATTTTTAATTTCTCCTATTACATTTATAAAAAAAAATAATAAAGTACTACTTTTTTTTTATAAAAAAAAAAATTTGATAAGTCTATTAAAACCAATTGAAGGAAAAATAATAGGAAATAAAGATGGATATGGATTTTTAAAAACATCTTTTTTTGATAAAGATTTTTGGATTTCTAAAGAACAAATGAGTTCATATATACACGGAGATATTGTTTTAATACGTTTCGTAAAAATTAGTTGGAATAAAAATAATAAAATCAAAATAATAAAATTATTAAAACCTAATATTTCAAATATTATAGGAAAGTATTGTATAAGAAAAAATTCTGTTTTTGTACGTCCATATGACGAAAAATTTAATTTTAAAATTTATATTTCCCTTAATAACAGAAATAATAATTTAAGTAATTCAATAGTATTAATAAATTTAACTCAAAGACCAAGTAAAAATAAAAAAGCTATAGGAAAAGTAATTCAGATATTAGGTAAAAATATAAATATTTCTTTAATTAAAAAAATAGTATTACAAACATATAATGTACCTTTTTTATGGTCTAAAAAATTAGAACCAGAATTATTTTTATTAGAAAAAAATAATTTAACTCAAAAAAGTAAAAATCACATAGATATGACGCATTTGCCTCTAATTACTGTAGATGAAGAAAATGCAAAAGATTTTGATGATGCTATTTTTTGTAAAAAAAATAAAAATTCTGAATGGATTTTATACGTAGCCATATCTGATGTAAGTCATTACATTAAAGAAAATAGTATTTTGGATAGAGAAGCATTGAATCGTGGAAATTCTATTTATTTTCCAACTAATGAAGTTATACCAATGTTCCCAGAAAAAATTTCTGAAGATTTATGTTCTTTATTACCATATAAAAAAAAACTTGTTTTAATTTGTGAAGTAACAATAAGTGAAAATGGAGAGTTAATTAATTATAAGCATTATAAAGCTAAAATTAATTCTTTTGCGAGATTAACTTACACTGAATTAAATAGTATTTGGAAGGGCAATAAAATTTTATCTAAAAAATACAGTAATATCATTGAACATCTTTTAAATTTATTTACATTTTATAATGTTTTAAAACGTTTAAAATTATTTAAAGATAGTTTATTTTTAGATAGGGTCGAGCCTAAATTTATTTTAGATAATTATTTAAAAATAAAAAAAATTAATTTTTTCACAAGAAATAAAGCTCACAAATTAATTGAATTATGTATGTTGACAGTCAATGTTGTTTCAACATATTTTATTTTAAAAAATAAATCTAAAGCTTTATTTAGAGTTCATGATAAACCTAGTGAAGAGAATTTATTACGGTTTAAAAAAATATTGCTATCATTTAAATTAGATTTAATAAAAAATAAGCGTCTTACTCATAATGATTACTTAAATTTTTTAAAAAAAATTAAATTTCATTCTGATAAAGATATAATTCAAACATTTTTTATGAGAGCTATGAAACAAGCGAAGTATAGTATTGTTAATATAGGACATTTCGGATTAGCTTTATCAGGGTACGTACATTTTACATCTCCTATTAGGAGATATCCTGATTTATTAATACATCGAATAATTAAAAGTTTAATATCAAAAAAAAGTTATACTTTTTTAAATAAAAATAATTTAGAGAATCTTGCTAATCATTGTTCTATTACAGAAAGAAGAGCTGAAACTGTAACTAAAGAGATTTTAGAATGGATGAAATATGAATTTATAAAAGATCATAAAAAAAAATCTTTTGTAGCTATTATATTTAATATTTTAAAAGATAGAATTTTAATTCGCTTGAATAATTTATTTATTGATGGTTTTATAAATATTAAAAATTTTTCTAATTTAGATTATATCTATAATAGTAAGAAAAAACAAATAATAGAAAAAAATACAAATAAAGTTTATAGTTTAGGTAGTAAATTGATAGTAAAAATATCAGCAATTCGTTCAGAAGATAGACGAATTCAATTCGATATAGTATCATAA
- a CDS encoding adenylosuccinate synthase, with product MNKTIVILGTQWGDEGKGKIVDFLTKNVDFVVRYQGGNNAGHTLIVNKKKIILHQIPSGIIHKNVISIIGNGTVISLVSLIKEIKMLEKNNIFPRDRVYISPYASLILNYHIAMDLAREKKLNSSAIGTTGKGIGPAYEDKVSRMGIKVYDLNNLHVLKIKIKRALNYYNYQLVNFYKEKPIDYKTTFNELAESADLILSMVKDVPKILYKAIENKNSIIFEGAQGTLLDIDHGTYPYVTSSNSTVGGVCTGTGIGPKALDYILGVSKVYMTRVGLGPFLTEVFDEIDNYFFIKGNESGSTTGRRRRTGWLDIVLLKKAIKINSLTALCLTKLDVLDELQEIKICVDYKISNVNSSVKKNSFLFLYNTLENIIPVYEILPGWNTSTAGITSFDSLPILAQRYINRIQELVGIPIDIISTGPSRNDTIVLRNPFKV from the coding sequence ATGAATAAAACAATAGTAATTTTAGGAACACAGTGGGGAGATGAAGGAAAAGGGAAAATTGTTGATTTTTTAACTAAAAACGTAGATTTTGTCGTTCGGTATCAGGGAGGGAATAATGCAGGACATACTTTAATAGTAAATAAAAAAAAAATAATATTACATCAGATACCTTCTGGAATTATACATAAAAATGTTATTTCTATAATAGGAAATGGAACGGTGATATCACTTGTTTCATTAATAAAAGAAATAAAAATGTTAGAAAAAAATAATATATTTCCTAGAGATAGAGTATATATTTCTCCATATGCATCATTAATACTTAATTATCATATAGCTATGGATTTAGCACGTGAAAAAAAATTAAATTCATCTGCAATTGGAACAACAGGAAAAGGTATTGGCCCTGCTTATGAAGACAAAGTATCACGTATGGGCATAAAAGTTTACGATTTAAATAATTTACATGTATTAAAAATAAAAATTAAAAGAGCATTAAATTATTATAATTATCAATTAGTTAATTTTTATAAAGAAAAACCTATTGATTATAAAACTACTTTTAATGAATTAGCTGAATCAGCAGATTTAATACTTTCAATGGTTAAAGATGTTCCAAAAATTCTTTATAAAGCTATAGAAAATAAAAATTCTATAATATTTGAAGGTGCACAAGGAACATTATTAGATATAGATCACGGAACATATCCATATGTAACATCTTCAAATAGTACGGTTGGAGGAGTTTGCACAGGCACAGGTATTGGTCCTAAAGCTTTAGATTATATTTTAGGAGTTAGTAAAGTTTATATGACCAGAGTTGGTTTAGGTCCTTTTTTAACAGAAGTCTTTGATGAAATCGATAATTATTTTTTTATCAAAGGAAATGAATCTGGTTCAACTACAGGAAGAAGAAGAAGAACAGGTTGGTTAGATATTGTCTTATTAAAAAAAGCTATAAAAATTAATTCATTAACAGCGTTATGTTTGACAAAATTAGACGTTTTAGATGAACTACAAGAAATTAAAATTTGCGTAGACTATAAAATTTCTAATGTTAATTCTTCTGTTAAAAAAAATAGTTTTCTTTTTCTATATAATACATTAGAGAATATAATTCCTGTTTATGAAATTTTGCCTGGTTGGAATACATCGACAGCAGGTATAACAAGTTTTGATTCTTTACCTATTTTAGCACAAAGATATATTAATAGAATACAAGAATTAGTTGGAATTCCTATAGATATTATCTCTACTGGTCCTTCTAGAAATGACACAATTGTTTTAAGAAATCCATTCAAAGTATAA
- the hflC gene encoding protease modulator HflC, producing MRIYKMLFFLFSFFLIFFSFSFFIIHEGERGIIFRYGKIIRNDFNKPIIYKPGLHAIIPFLESVQILDSRIQTLNNYQDHFFTKEKKEILLSSSIKWKIDNFSRYYFSTRDRNKFQIENFLKRKIKDKLCSEINLLSIKNINSNLPRILGKNFKFNKNINKKLNFNRYLSNGKRNSNLNVFFKTKIIDKSINQLGIKIIDIYVKKIEFPKSSFVLMYDLFFKKEQKIAINKRLKGKRESKKIKLLANFLSKTTISNAKRKALFIKKNAELKSEKLFFKIFSQDVNFYAFIRSLKAYENSIKNTKNVIIISTENNFFKNIRNILKKINK from the coding sequence ATGAGAATATATAAAATGTTATTTTTTTTATTTTCTTTCTTTTTAATTTTTTTTTCTTTTTCTTTCTTTATTATACATGAAGGAGAAAGAGGAATAATTTTTCGGTATGGAAAAATAATAAGAAATGACTTTAATAAACCAATAATTTATAAACCCGGTTTACACGCTATAATTCCATTTTTAGAATCTGTTCAAATTTTAGATTCTCGTATTCAAACATTAAATAATTATCAAGATCATTTTTTTACCAAAGAAAAAAAAGAAATTTTACTTAGTTCTTCTATAAAATGGAAAATAGATAATTTTAGCAGATATTATTTTTCTACAAGAGATAGAAATAAATTTCAGATAGAAAATTTTTTAAAAAGAAAAATTAAAGATAAATTATGTTCTGAAATAAATTTATTAAGTATTAAAAATATTAATTCTAATTTACCTAGAATTTTAGGGAAAAATTTTAAATTTAATAAAAATATTAATAAAAAACTTAATTTTAATCGCTATTTAAGCAATGGGAAAAGAAATAGCAATCTGAATGTTTTTTTTAAAACAAAAATAATAGATAAAAGCATTAATCAGTTAGGAATAAAAATTATTGATATTTATGTAAAAAAAATAGAATTTCCCAAAAGTTCTTTTGTTTTAATGTATGACTTATTTTTTAAAAAAGAACAAAAAATAGCAATAAATAAAAGATTAAAAGGAAAAAGAGAATCAAAAAAAATTAAATTATTAGCTAATTTTTTATCGAAAACTACTATTTCTAATGCTAAAAGAAAAGCACTTTTTATTAAAAAAAATGCAGAATTAAAATCAGAAAAACTATTTTTTAAAATTTTTAGTCAAGATGTAAATTTTTATGCTTTTATTCGTAGTTTAAAAGCCTATGAAAATAGTATTAAAAATACTAAAAATGTTATAATTATTAGTACGGAAAATAATTTTTTTAAAAATATACGAAATATTTTAAAAAAAATTAATAAATAA
- the hflK gene encoding FtsH protease activity modulator HflK, with amino-acid sequence MNMVWKQPINKIFNKDLLVEKKDKKNSQNYIFEKKNNFFNFFFKNKFVKKKSTLDLNSYKITNKNNNFLSFFLIFLVLFWIVSSFYIISESERGVVTNFGKFTYIAKPGLNWIPKFIGNIFPVNIKEIKTFSSTGLVSTTDENVLNVKINVQYKIVNPKNYLFSVVSPDSTFKQVANSVLFDTMRNCSTYQILFKKKTLIDKKIKNKIRKITKNQKLGIKILNINFWIISSPYEIRNIISKVFTAEKEKQEDINQAKKYFIQKQFNSSINEKKILEQAKEYKKKIFLQVKEEINYFSKIFLIYKKSKEMVQIHLYSKFIEKIFSHSKKIFIDKKSDNFFLSLDNLYSINNNFFEKIRKNKKIRSFKNKFFSSNIKKKIRGSSKNLYILKNNILEQRRINSLRKNIF; translated from the coding sequence ATGAATATGGTCTGGAAACAGCCAATTAACAAAATTTTTAATAAGGATCTGTTAGTTGAGAAAAAAGATAAAAAAAATAGTCAAAATTATATTTTTGAAAAAAAAAATAACTTTTTTAATTTTTTTTTCAAGAATAAATTTGTGAAAAAAAAATCTACTTTAGATTTAAATTCATATAAAATTACTAATAAAAATAATAATTTTTTATCTTTTTTTTTAATTTTTCTTGTTCTTTTTTGGATTGTATCTAGTTTTTATATTATTTCAGAATCTGAAAGAGGTGTGGTGACAAATTTTGGAAAATTTACCTATATTGCTAAACCTGGTCTAAATTGGATCCCAAAATTTATTGGTAATATTTTTCCAGTTAATATTAAAGAAATAAAAACATTTTCTTCTACAGGATTAGTTTCTACTACGGATGAAAATGTATTAAATGTAAAAATTAACGTACAATATAAAATTGTTAATCCTAAAAATTATTTATTTTCTGTTGTTTCACCTGATAGTACTTTTAAACAAGTTGCAAATAGTGTGTTATTCGATACAATGAGAAATTGTAGTACTTACCAGATTTTATTTAAAAAAAAAACATTAATAGATAAGAAAATAAAAAATAAAATTAGAAAAATAACTAAAAATCAAAAGTTAGGAATTAAAATACTAAATATAAATTTTTGGATTATTTCATCTCCTTATGAAATAAGAAACATTATATCAAAAGTATTTACTGCGGAGAAAGAAAAACAAGAAGATATTAATCAGGCAAAGAAATACTTTATACAAAAACAGTTTAACAGCAGTATCAATGAAAAAAAAATTTTAGAACAAGCAAAAGAATATAAGAAAAAAATTTTTTTACAAGTTAAAGAAGAAATAAATTATTTTTCTAAAATTTTTTTAATTTATAAAAAGTCAAAAGAAATGGTACAAATTCATTTGTATAGTAAATTTATAGAAAAAATATTTTCTCACTCAAAAAAAATATTTATAGATAAAAAAAGTGATAATTTTTTTTTATCTTTAGATAATTTATACTCAATTAATAATAATTTTTTTGAAAAAATAAGAAAAAATAAAAAAATTAGATCATTCAAAAATAAATTTTTTTCTTCAAATATAAAAAAAAAAATAAGAGGAAGTAGTAAGAATCTATATATATTAAAAAATAATATATTAGAACAACGCAGAATAAATTCTTTACGAAAAAATATTTTTTAA
- the miaA gene encoding tRNA (adenosine(37)-N6)-dimethylallyltransferase MiaA, with amino-acid sequence MKINNKCFKQPTLIFLMGPTCSGKTKLAIKLSKYFPMEIISVDSGLIYREMNIGTAKPNTKELSQVQHHLIDIKDPNEYYSAGEFRNDALKKIKEILAAGKVPVLVGGTMLYFKVLSNGIAVLPSSNNEIRNFLLKKSECFGHKYLHNFLKLVDPDLSIRLHPNDKQRILRGLEVFLLTGKKISELQKSTISNFPYEVIQFSIFLSEKKELRTRIELRLKHMIDVGFEKEVRNLFLRTNLNKNSPAIRRIGYSQMWDYIEGKITYKEMKKKIILATLQLAKHQITWLKKWKNLYWIDNFDENLSINKILDVFLR; translated from the coding sequence ATGAAAATTAATAATAAGTGTTTTAAACAACCTACGTTAATTTTTTTAATGGGACCAACTTGTTCAGGTAAAACTAAATTAGCTATTAAATTATCAAAGTATTTTCCAATGGAAATTATTAGTGTAGATTCTGGATTAATTTATAGAGAAATGAATATCGGAACGGCAAAACCAAACACAAAAGAATTGTCTCAGGTCCAACATCACTTAATAGATATAAAAGATCCTAACGAATATTATTCAGCAGGTGAATTTAGAAACGATGCTTTAAAAAAAATAAAAGAAATCTTAGCAGCTGGAAAAGTTCCTGTTTTAGTTGGGGGAACAATGTTATATTTTAAAGTATTAAGTAATGGAATAGCAGTTCTACCTTCATCAAATAATGAAATAAGAAATTTTTTATTGAAAAAATCGGAATGTTTTGGTCATAAATACTTACATAATTTTTTAAAATTGGTAGATCCTGATTTATCTATTCGTTTACATCCAAATGATAAACAACGAATATTAAGGGGATTAGAAGTTTTTCTGTTAACTGGAAAGAAAATTTCCGAGTTACAAAAGTCTACTATTTCAAATTTTCCATATGAAGTTATACAGTTTTCTATTTTTCTTTCTGAAAAAAAAGAATTAAGAACAAGAATTGAACTTCGTTTAAAGCATATGATCGATGTAGGATTTGAAAAAGAGGTTAGAAATTTATTTTTAAGAACAAATTTAAATAAAAACTCTCCGGCTATTCGACGTATAGGATATTCTCAAATGTGGGATTATATAGAAGGGAAAATTACTTATAAAGAAATGAAAAAAAAAATAATTTTAGCAACATTACAATTAGCAAAGCACCAGATTACTTGGTTAAAAAAATGGAAAAATTTATACTGGATTGATAATTTTGATGAAAATTTATCAATTAATAAAATTTTAGACGTTTTTTTACGTTAA
- the mutL gene encoding DNA mismatch repair endonuclease MutL — translation MSIQKLSSKVINQIAVGEIIREPASIVKELLENSLDAKADQIFIEIKKGGISSISVIDNGFGIHKKDLINAISSYSTSKIISLDDLYNVSTFGFRGEALFNMSLVSRLELISRTNVQKEGWKIYLDANKKSSFLMQPLSHSVGTTVTIFDLFYNFPVRRNFLKKEKTEFLKILKIVNIIALSQSNTTFILKHNKKLIKEYLVNNKKNTKEERIKSVLGRVFFKSLLKIEFQEKRNKLFGWIQNPTCKNIQYGKKNRFLYVNERFIDSQKITALLKKIIKKITGCNFLHISYILYLQIPSNLVDVNYHPTKNEVLFNNSFKIYDFFYNSMFFFLKKQSNNFFYFSKVNKKNIVEERFIYKKIIKNKEYTNTKKFIDYKNFCLSSFQEKKTRKKMIFSFGKVIAFIKEYYVLIEKNENFFLVSLPNIQSMIIKKKIIHGNFYDFKKFFLKFPKKIFFLIKIKKLIINYQKLLFKLGFSYSIHSNFIEVQSVPKLLQDANLLNLIISFFLFLERKKNITDIKIINYFVFLIKLEVKCWGKEKMYSILQKIEKNNLIISNISSEKFLQNINIKTALSIFENEN, via the coding sequence ATGTCTATTCAAAAATTATCTTCAAAAGTAATAAATCAAATAGCAGTAGGTGAAATAATAAGAGAACCCGCTTCTATAGTTAAAGAATTATTAGAAAATAGTTTAGATGCAAAAGCAGATCAAATTTTTATTGAAATAAAAAAAGGAGGAATAAGTTCAATTAGTGTAATTGATAATGGATTTGGTATTCATAAAAAAGATTTAATTAATGCTATTTCTTCATATTCAACTAGCAAAATTATTTCTTTGGATGATTTATATAATGTTAGTACTTTTGGATTTAGGGGTGAAGCATTATTTAATATGTCCCTGGTATCTCGCTTAGAACTAATTTCTAGAACTAATGTTCAGAAAGAGGGTTGGAAAATATACTTGGATGCAAATAAAAAAAGTAGTTTTTTAATGCAACCTTTATCGCATTCAGTAGGTACAACTGTAACAATATTTGATCTTTTTTATAATTTTCCTGTTCGAAGAAATTTTTTAAAGAAAGAAAAAACAGAATTTTTAAAAATTTTAAAAATAGTAAATATTATAGCTTTGTCTCAAAGTAACACTACTTTTATATTAAAGCATAATAAAAAATTAATAAAAGAATACTTAGTTAACAATAAAAAAAATACTAAAGAAGAAAGAATAAAATCCGTTTTAGGAAGAGTTTTTTTTAAAAGTTTATTAAAAATTGAATTTCAAGAGAAAAGAAACAAATTATTTGGTTGGATTCAGAACCCTACATGTAAAAACATACAGTACGGTAAAAAAAATCGATTTTTATATGTTAATGAACGTTTCATAGATTCTCAAAAAATAACTGCTTTATTAAAAAAGATTATCAAAAAAATTACAGGATGTAATTTTTTACATATTTCCTACATTTTATATTTACAGATACCTAGTAATTTAGTTGATGTAAATTATCATCCTACTAAAAATGAAGTTTTATTTAATAATTCATTTAAAATTTATGATTTTTTTTATAATTCCATGTTTTTTTTTCTAAAAAAACAAAGCAATAATTTTTTTTATTTTTCAAAGGTAAATAAAAAAAATATAGTTGAAGAAAGATTTATATATAAAAAAATTATTAAAAATAAGGAATATACGAATACAAAAAAATTTATTGACTATAAAAATTTTTGTTTATCTTCTTTCCAAGAAAAAAAAACTAGAAAAAAAATGATATTTTCTTTTGGAAAAGTAATAGCATTTATTAAAGAGTATTATGTTCTTATTGAAAAAAATGAAAATTTTTTTTTAGTTTCTTTACCAAATATCCAATCAATGATAATTAAAAAAAAGATAATTCATGGAAATTTTTATGATTTTAAGAAATTTTTTTTAAAGTTTCCTAAAAAAATATTTTTTCTTATAAAAATAAAAAAATTAATTATAAATTATCAAAAATTACTTTTTAAATTAGGGTTTAGTTATTCAATACATTCCAATTTTATTGAAGTACAATCTGTTCCTAAATTGTTACAAGATGCTAATTTATTGAATTTAATAATTAGTTTTTTTTTATTTTTAGAAAGAAAAAAGAATATTACAGATATTAAAATAATTAATTATTTTGTATTTTTAATAAAATTAGAAGTTAAATGCTGGGGGAAAGAAAAAATGTATAGTATTTTACAAAAAATAGAGAAGAATAATTTAATCATTTCGAATATTTCTTCTGAAAAATTTTTACAAAATATTAATATAAAAACAGCTTTGTCTATTTTTGAAAATGAAAATTAA